One segment of Streptomyces sp. NBC_01463 DNA contains the following:
- a CDS encoding pyridoxal phosphate-dependent aminotransferase, producing the protein MSAATSPSERRVSARIGAISESATLAVDAKAKALKAAGRPVIGFGAGEPDFPTPGYIVDAAVEACRNPKYHRYTPAGGLPELKAAIAEKTLRDSGYQVDASQILVTNGGKQAIYEAFAAILDPGDEVIVPAPYWTTYPESIRLAGGVPVEVVADETTGYRVSVEQLEAARTERTKVVLFVSPSNPTGAVYSGADAEAIGKWAVEHGLWVLTDEIYEHLVYGDAKFTSLPAIVPELRDKCIVVNGVAKTYAMTGWRVGWIVGPKDVVKAATNLQSHATSNVSNVAQIAALAAVSGNLDAVAEMRTAFDRRRQTIVRMLNEIDGVLCPEPEGAFYAYPSVKELLGKEIRGKRPATSVELAALILDEAEVAVVPGEAFGTPGYLRLSYALGDEDLVEGVSRLQKLLGEAKA; encoded by the coding sequence ATGAGCGCTGCTACTTCTCCCTCCGAGCGCCGGGTCTCCGCCCGCATCGGTGCCATCTCCGAGTCCGCCACCCTCGCCGTCGACGCCAAGGCCAAGGCCCTCAAGGCCGCCGGCCGTCCGGTGATCGGCTTCGGTGCCGGCGAGCCCGACTTCCCGACGCCCGGCTACATCGTCGACGCCGCGGTCGAGGCCTGCCGCAACCCGAAGTACCACCGCTACACCCCCGCGGGCGGGCTCCCCGAGCTCAAGGCCGCCATCGCAGAGAAGACGCTGCGCGACTCCGGCTACCAGGTCGACGCCTCCCAGATCCTGGTGACCAACGGCGGCAAGCAGGCCATCTACGAAGCCTTCGCCGCGATCCTCGACCCGGGCGACGAGGTCATCGTCCCGGCGCCGTACTGGACCACCTACCCCGAGTCGATCCGCCTGGCCGGCGGTGTCCCGGTGGAGGTCGTCGCCGACGAGACCACCGGGTACCGGGTCTCCGTGGAGCAGCTGGAGGCGGCCCGTACCGAGCGCACGAAGGTCGTCCTGTTCGTCTCCCCGTCGAACCCGACCGGTGCGGTCTACAGCGGGGCGGACGCCGAGGCGATCGGCAAGTGGGCCGTCGAGCACGGCCTGTGGGTGCTGACCGACGAGATCTACGAGCACCTGGTCTACGGCGACGCGAAGTTCACCTCGCTGCCGGCGATCGTGCCCGAGCTGCGCGACAAGTGCATCGTGGTCAACGGGGTCGCCAAGACGTACGCGATGACCGGCTGGCGCGTGGGGTGGATCGTCGGCCCCAAGGACGTCGTGAAGGCCGCGACCAACCTGCAGTCGCACGCGACGTCCAACGTCTCCAACGTGGCGCAGATCGCCGCGCTGGCCGCCGTCTCCGGGAACCTGGACGCGGTCGCCGAGATGCGCACCGCCTTCGACCGGCGCCGGCAGACCATCGTGCGGATGCTCAACGAGATCGACGGCGTGCTCTGCCCCGAGCCCGAGGGCGCGTTCTACGCGTACCCCTCGGTGAAGGAGCTGCTCGGCAAGGAGATCCGCGGCAAGCGTCCGGCCACCTCGGTCGAGCTGGCGGCGCTGATCCTGGACGAGGCCGAGGTCGCGGTCGTACCGGGCGAGGCCTTCGGTACGCCGGGCTACCTGCGCCTTTCCTACGCGCTGGGTGACGAGGACCTCGTCGAGGGCGTTTCGCGGCTCCAGAAGCTGCTGGGCGAGGCCAAGGCCTGA
- the secE gene encoding preprotein translocase subunit SecE: MTDAVGSIDMPDAEDEVPESKKKTRKGGKRGKKGPLGRLALFYRQIVAELRKVVWPTRNQLTTYTSVVIVFVVVMIGLVTVIDFGFQRVIKYVFG; encoded by the coding sequence GTGACGGACGCCGTGGGCTCCATCGACATGCCTGATGCCGAGGATGAAGTCCCCGAGTCGAAGAAGAAGACCCGGAAGGGCGGCAAGCGCGGCAAGAAGGGCCCTCTGGGCCGTCTCGCGCTCTTCTACCGCCAGATCGTCGCCGAGCTCCGCAAGGTTGTCTGGCCGACTCGCAACCAGCTGACGACATACACCTCCGTGGTGATCGTGTTCGTGGTCGTCATGATTGGTCTTGTTACCGTGATTGACTTCGGTTTCCAGCGGGTCATCAAGTACGTCTTCGGCTGA